One part of the Sciurus carolinensis chromosome 6, mSciCar1.2, whole genome shotgun sequence genome encodes these proteins:
- the LOC124986466 gene encoding olfactory receptor 14C36-like has translation MVNSTMVTEFLLLGSPDGANMSFLYFMVFLLTYLGTFLWNLLIVTVTTADKNLHIPMYFFLRNLSILDMCFISITVPNACVNSLTGNRAISVAGCATQIFLVIFCACVELLFLTIMAWDRYLAICQPLQYPTIMNPQFCVRMTLVSLLSSLVYAGVHTGNTFQLSFCRSNVVHQFFCDLPSLLKLSCSDTTRNKFLILLSAVVVWGGCFFLIVMSYICIFSTVLKFHSRESGKAFSTCTPHILVVSIFLSSATGVYLRQSATSDTLQDVVLSAFYTMVPPFLNPLIYSLRNKQVKEAVRRVIGIQLCSGK, from the coding sequence ATGGTCAATTCCACCATGGTAACGGAATTTctcctcctgggctctcctgatGGCGCAAATATGAGTTTCCTCTATTTTATGGTGTTTCTTCTGACGTACTTGGGTACGTTTTTATGGAATCTGCTCATTgtcactgtcaccactgctgaCAAGAACCTGCACAttcccatgtacttctttctcaGGAACCTGTCCATCTTGGATATGTGCTTCATTTCCATCACTGTCCCCAATGCCTGTGTCAACTCTCTCACTGGCAACAGGGCCATTTCGGTGGCTGGCTGTGCAACCCAGATCTTTTTGGTCatattttgtgcatgtgttgAACTTCTTTTTCTCACCATCATGGCCTGGGACCGCTATTTGGCAATCTGCCAGCCCCTCCAGTACCCTACCATCATGAACCCTCAGTTTTGTGTCCGCATGACCCTGGTTTCCCTGCTCAGTAGCCTGGTTtatgcaggtgtgcacactggAAACACCTTCCAGCTGTCCTTCTGCAGGTCAAATGTGGTCCATCAGTTCTTCTGTGATCTCCCCTCTCTGCTGAAGCTCTCCTGCTCTGACACCACCAGGAACAAGTTCCTTATTCTCCTCTCTGCTGTGGTGGTTTGGGGTGGTTGCTTTTTCTTAATTGTCAtgtcatatatttgcatattttctactGTGTTGAAATTTCACTCCAGAGAGTCAgggaaggccttctccacctgcactCCTCACATTCTTGTGGTATCCATCTTCCTAAGCTCTGCTACAGGTGTGTACCTCAGGCAATCAGCAACCTCTGACACACTCCAGGACGTGGTTCTCTCTGCCTTTTATACCATGGTtcctcccttcttgaatcctcTCATCTACAGTCTCAGGAACAAACAGGTAAAGGAAGCTGTGAGGAGAGTAATAGGTATACAGTTGTGCTCAGGGAAATGA